The sequence ATGATTCTGAACCTCTTGACTTCATCTTTGATACAGGATCAGGGTATACGGTAATCGATAATGATGTAGCCGAAGAATTGAATCTTTCAGGAAAGGAAATAGAAATGAATCAAACCTCTTCGGCTTGGCATCTCATAAAGCATAACACCATAGCCATCAATCACTTTTTGATGGAAAAGAACACAAAAGTTTACTCGACTGAACTTGATCACTTAGAGATAAGCTTGGGGATGGATCTTGATGGAATCATCGGATATGATCTACTCAGACACCATTCTATCTATGTAAACTTTGACACAAAGGTTATTAACATCTACGACCTGAACGCCGCACCTAAAAGAGGGGATGCAATACCATTTACGCTTCATGTATCCATTCCTGTCATAAAAGGAAGTGTTGTCCTTAATAACGACGAGTCTCACGAAGGCACTTTCTTCATCATGACAGGAGCAGGAACCACATTAGATTTCAATTCTCCCTACGCTGAATTGTATGATGTCATTCACAAGACTGGAAAGCATTACTCATATCTTGTGAAGGGACTTTCTGACAATGAAACACCTCACTACGAAGGTCATGTGTTATCATTAAATATTGGAAATCAGACTATTGAAGATCTGCCAATCGGCATCAGCACAGCAACATCTGGGATTCAAGCCGATAAGAAAGTATCAGGAATTATCGGTAGTCAAATTTTAAGAATGTATAACTTCAGTATTGATTATGGATCAAAGATGATGTACCTCGAAAAAGATGCCACCTATGATTCAAATTTTAAAGTAAACTGTAGCGGAATTGATGTGCAGCTATCTAAGAATAAAGAGAAAGTGCTGATTCATCAGGTCTTTGAAAGTAGCCCAGCCTCAGAGGCAGGAATCAATGTAAATGATGAATTGATCAAAATCAATGGGAAGTCCATGGCTGAAGTGAATCTTGCGGAAGTCAAGAAAATATTGAAACAGGAAGGTGAAACAGTAGATTTAGTAATAAATCAAGGAGGTAGCGAAAAATCTGTTTCATTAAAACTTGTCTCCTTAATCGATTAAAGCTGAAGGTTTGATTT is a genomic window of Marinobacter alexandrii containing:
- a CDS encoding aspartyl protease family protein — its product is MKKLTSILALVAAFNLLAQTPITSIPFELFGDHIIIKVSVDDSEPLDFIFDTGSGYTVIDNDVAEELNLSGKEIEMNQTSSAWHLIKHNTIAINHFLMEKNTKVYSTELDHLEISLGMDLDGIIGYDLLRHHSIYVNFDTKVINIYDLNAAPKRGDAIPFTLHVSIPVIKGSVVLNNDESHEGTFFIMTGAGTTLDFNSPYAELYDVIHKTGKHYSYLVKGLSDNETPHYEGHVLSLNIGNQTIEDLPIGISTATSGIQADKKVSGIIGSQILRMYNFSIDYGSKMMYLEKDATYDSNFKVNCSGIDVQLSKNKEKVLIHQVFESSPASEAGINVNDELIKINGKSMAEVNLAEVKKILKQEGETVDLVINQGGSEKSVSLKLVSLID